From the Plasmodium cynomolgi strain B DNA, scaffold: 1095, whole genome shotgun sequence genome, the window TTGTTTAATacgtttataatttttttattttttgatcgAAACAGCGTTCCAAGGGGGGTAAACTAATtcggaaaaaatatatatatacacatgatAATATTGTTATAGTTATCGAATAAAAAACTGTAACATATATGTTCTTATTAATtgttgtttatatttataataaaaatttattaaccttatatattaacgccaaaaagggaggtaTTCCTGCCATGGTACCAAGAACTGTGGGTGCAGTAATTGCTTTTGAACTGCTCTCATTATCATCATGATTTGGTAGTGGCACTGGAAGTTCTGATATCTcttgttttcttttatctGATTCGCAACTCACTAATTTTTCAGAGTTATCGGAACTTAATGAGGGTATATGATTATTAATATCTCctttgttaaaaagaaaagacgTATATATAGTATTAAAAGATGTTAACTCTGAacatgttattatattttcagcTTCCTTGCCTTTATTATCAGAACAATAAATagtattcatatatttatatatgtttttacaTTCTTGAGCAAATCTTTGTGCATAACAGAATTGTGgatcatttttgttcatcaatatttcataaataaTGTTAACATTATCTACAAGATAGTTTAACTTCATTGAATATTccgattttttattatctttaTTAAATGGATAATAATAACAGTTATTCCCCTGACGTGAAACTGGAGTTAGATCTTTAGCTttactaaataatttattaatagcTGCATCTGGAATATTATATCGTTTTTTCAAATAGTACAACCATTCATTTAATATCCTACATACATTCATATAATTGGTTTCGGAATACTTATTATCAgataataacaataaattctttataaGTTTCcaacaaatttgttcatattcttctttatatttgtttacattatctttttcata encodes:
- a CDS encoding hypothetical protein (putative) → RFFYYYAIINVCKYEKDNVNKYKEEYEQICWKLIKNLLLLSDNKYSETNYMNVCRILNEWLYYLKKRYNIPDAAINKLFSKAKDLTPVSRQGNNCYYYPFNKDNKKSEYSMKLNYLVDNVNIIYEILMNKNDPQFCYAQRFAQECKNIYKYMNTIYCSDNKGKEAENIITCSELTSFNTIYTSFLFNKGDINNHIPSLSSDNSEKLVSCESDKRKQEISELPVPLPNHDDNESSSKAITAPTVLGTMAGIPPFLALIYKVNKFLL